A window of the Alternaria dauci strain A2016 chromosome 3, whole genome shotgun sequence genome harbors these coding sequences:
- a CDS encoding mitochondrial 54S ribosomal protein bL17m, which yields MAGGHMKYRHLSRSSSHRQALLRNLVTSLFKHESIATTWHKAKEAQRLAEKLITLGKKNTEATRRRATQIFYEPNEMVPKLFGPIRKRYEARPGGYTRVLRIEPMKEDQAESAILELVDGPKDMRFAMTAKTLARRPARLGLSPGITMHVKKVTQFRKDGVDGLRKMVQSLRKLHAKGVDDRILPAPKKVYPETPMKREMHYPEEVDNGKYPNRIMRVGRTTKVTSRATPRVKPVKPRAKPAEENKKEEYLVKE from the exons ATGGCAGGCGGTCACATGAAATACCGCCACCTCAGTCGGTCGTCGTCGCATCGCCAGGCGCTCCTGCGCAACCTCGTCACATCGCTCTTCAAGCACGAAAGCATAGCGACCACATGGCACAAGGCCAAGGAAGCCCAGCGGCTGGCCGAGAAGCTGATTACCCTGGGGAAGAAGAACACAGAGGCGACACGGCGGAGAGCAACTCAGATATTCTAC GAACCAAATGAAATGGTACCCAAGCTGTTCGGCCCCATAAGGAAGCGCTACGAAGCCAGGCCCGGCGGCTACACCCGAGTCCTCCGCATTGAGCCCATGAAAGAAGACCAGGCCGAATCCGCCATCCTCGAACTCGTAGACGGACCAAAAGACATGCGCTTCGCCATGACCGCAAAAACACTAGCCAGGAGACCAGCGAGGTTAGGGCTGAGCCCGGGCATCACAATGCATGTCAAAAAGGTCACACAGTTTCGCAAGGATGGTGTGGACGGCTTGCGGAAAATGGTCCAATCACTGCGGAAACTACATGCCAAGGGTGTGGATGACAGGATATTACCCGCGCCTAAGAAGGTATACCCAGAAACCCCGATGAAGAGGGAGATGCACTATCCCGAGGAGGTCGATAATGGCAAGTACCCGAACAGGATTATGCGAGTCGGAAGAACAACCAAAGTAACGTCAAGAGCAACGCCGAGAGTGAAGCCTGTGAAGCCTAGGGCGAAGCCAGCAGAGGAGAACAAGAAAGAAGAATATCTGGTCAAAGAGTAA